CGGACACCACTGTGCTGCAGTTTTACCCAAGTCAGTATGTGCTCATCACGGACATTCTTGATGTTTTCGGGAAACTGGTATATGAACGATTGCGGGCCAAGGCCTCTGGAGATCCCGCAGCATCGGCGACCACATTGGAGCGAGAACGGGAGGCTGCCCGGGACACGTGCCAGAATTGGTTTTACAAGATCGCCTCTATTCGAGAGTTGTTGCCGCGTCTATACTTGGAGCTGTCTATATTCAAGTGTTACGAGTTTCTGTCATCCTCTCGCGAGGAGTATGAACGCATATTGCAACGTTTGACCCATCAATTGAGGGGTATAGCCGATCCTTTGGTATCCAGCTATGCCCGCTGCTACTTGGTGCGAATGGGCGTGACCCTTACGCCCAGTAAGACATACATCAGGGAGAACTTTAGCGATCTGTTTGTCATATACCCACAGGTGAGTGTTATTTTCTTTGTGGAAATGTCAAACATATTATCTCTTaacgaaaatatatttgatagaTCTTTCGTTTTGTGGCCCGATTTAATCTTCATCCGGAGATCGTCACTGCTAGCTCCTACCTACAGTTATATGCACCGGCCTTTGACTATATGTTCCTCTGCCTTGTTCACAAATGTGAGCTGCACACGCAGGATATGCTTAATGAGTGCAAGCAGTTAAAGAACAAGTAAGTCATTTTCCTCTACAACCTATCTGTTTTACTAATACTATACGTAACCACAGCGGTGCAATACTGATGTCTATTCTAAGTTCCTTTAAGTCCGAGTTTATTGCTACAAATGCATTAGAATTCATAGAGCTTATTAATGCTTCCGAAACCCCTGGAATCTCCAAGTCCCAGTTGCTACGGTCGCTAGGAAGCTGCGTTAGTAGCTGTGCTCCCTTGCAAGAGCAGCGGATTTCCTTTTTGAAAGCTGCTTTTGAGACCATTAACAAGCTGACGGATCCTAACGAATACATCAACTGTGTGGAGACTTGGGCAGTCTTCGTATCTCAGTATTTTACGGTTAGTTTGCTTGTTCTTCTAGTTTGTTCATTAGATATAagatattaattaatcatttttatagATTCACGAGGTGAACCGATTGTTAGGCGAACTGAATGCGCGGATGTGTCTCGGCAAAGCCTATGAAAAACACTACTCCCAATTGCAAAGCATTTTAACCAGGATAATGCAAAACTATCGCAGCATTGAGTTGCTGCTGATTCAGCCGAACTTTTTGCCCTACTTGGACCTCTTTCAAAAGGAATCGGTGCGTGTGGAAGTATGCAAAAACATTCTCagtttttacaaacaaaacagtGAGGAATATACCTGCGATGCTGTGGTAACAAACGCATTGATGTATCTCGGAAAGATTTTGAATGATTCTGTGAAGTGAGTAGCCCAATAATATgaacaaaatgttgtttaaacaatttgtaataTTATCTTGACAGTGCCCTCTCTGTGGATGATGAGCGCCGTCAAATTTCTCAGCTCATTAATGTCTTTATCCACAAAGTTCACTTTGGGCGTGATTTGGAGCAGCAACTCAGTTTCTATGTGGAGGCTAGGGGCACTTTCAGCAATTTGGATGCCGTCTATGTGACTCTCGTTCATGCGGCCTGCAAATTAGCCACCCGAAATCGTTCGAAGTCAACGGGATTCGTAAAGGCCTGCATTGCCTACTGCTTCATCACCATTCCCAGCATTGGAGCTGTTCAGCAGCaaatgaatttgtatttgcttTGCGGTCAACTGGCACTGCAGCATCTCTGCTTAGGGCAAGGTTAGTATTAAATCAGATTTATGTGActtaaccatttttaaataattatattttctacaACAGCCGATGCCTGTTTTGAGGCTGCCTTGCAGTTGGTTAATGAGCTGCCTGCAGCCACCGTGGACTTCGATGGAAAGCCGCGTAGCCTAGAGCGGTTTCTGGTGTCTTATATGCGTAATTTGTTGGCCACTTTAATCGTTGTGCCGGATAGTCCAGAGCAGGGAGTCCTGTATTTCCTACGGCTGCTGCTGGAGGTGGTTGGAAGGCATGAATTCAAGGCGAACAGCACGGCGCCTAGTATCATTTATCTGCATTCCCTGGACATGCTTTATGTTCAGAGCCTGGAAAAGTTCCCTTATCATATAAAAGGCGGTAGGTTATAATAATGACAATTATCCTATATAAACTTTTACAAACGAATCCTATTTTACAGTGGTTTCCAATGACGATTTGTATGGCCACGATCCCAAGTTTTTGCAAGAGGTAAACAACATGTGTGCTCAGGTTGTCGATGCCATCCTGCTGCAGCTGAAATCATTGGGCGTGGCCCAGCAGCAACGACCACAAGCGGAACTAGCCTTGGAACTTTTCCTACGCATCGTGCGATATGCTGACCTCGAGAAGGAATCACTCGCTCAATTGGCAGTGAATCTATGGCTGCTGGCCAACAAGGCTCAAACACAGCTAGATGTAAAGACACTAGTATGTTGAATTTACTATGTTATCTGAACCTtcttattataaatttgtttcctTTGCAGCCGCAAACCCTGCGAAGTGTGGAGATTCTGTACAAGCAAGTAAAGGATGCCTCACCCTCACAGGCTCAGGCCATAGCAAAACTACTTCTGCGCATGCGCAACAGCTGAGAAATGAGCTTGTAGCAACTTATAGTTATCCGCTGAGATTATATTCTCTTATGTGCATGAATCTTTTACGGATTTATTGCCTGGTTCTATCTTGAGTTTTTGCTTTTTCAACCTTCAAAAGGAACTGACACATTTTGTATTACATTTCTGTGCAATTACAAGTATATTATAACGTTTGAagacttaattaaattttgaccTGAAATTTCGCGATGTTTTTCCAGAGATAATAAAAAGCATATTTAGTAAATGGTTTCatgcaaataaaacaactGTTTTATGGTGTCTTAAAAGCGCAATTTTGCAATGCGtttattcaattattgaatGCTCGGGCCCAATTGGAACAGTCCATGGGACAACTTAAGCTGTGCGTTACCAATTTTAAACGCTGTCAccatatataatttaaaattgtgcCAATTCACATAGTTGCAGCTGGTGTAAAAGTGGCATTTACATTGAGTTACGGATGAGAGTGTAAAAATACGATGTACATTTTGTGTATTCTTGTTCTTTTTGGTAGTTTAAAACATTTGAGGCATTTCTGTCGGTtgcaatttacaaataaatggCTAAAAATCTATGGCTGACACGTGAGAGTACCGAATTCAAATCAACAAACTTAAGCGAAAGCTCTATGAATATTAAAGACAAATGTGAGATATATCactacatatgtatgtaagtgtttatgtaaatatttatatatatgggtacttcattgttaaatatataaacaattttcttcAGGGTCTTAAAAtcacatttataaatatatccCAAAAATACAGTTAATAAACCCttttctaaataaaacaattagaTACAAATTATTGTGTAtacatgtttttttgttgattggCAAACTAAATAATGTATTTGGCGAAAATCTAACAATATgttttgtatgtatgtttttcATGGATCTTTTGACTTTGAAGTAACAAATTAACCATTTATCAATAATTGGCAGTTTCTGCGTTAGtaactaaataataaaacctgCATCAATGAGCAAGAAATATACACTTGGAATTTATTACAGACCCCGAAGATAATTGATTTAACATAAGTCAGAACTACCCATACGCGGGtgagaaaaatgtataaaaagcTTATTCTGCAGTCTAGCGTTTTCTATGTTTTAGAAATTCGTCTCCTTAAACTCCTTGGATTGCAGTAGGGGGGAAATGGCTGCACCATCGCCGTTGACATTGCCATTGTCGTGATCCTCTCCACCGCCCACTGTGTAGGCCATCACAGTGGCATGATCCAGTTTCCCGGGCAGAGCCACAAAAGCGCTGCTGTCCACCACTCGTTTCCTGGCCGCTCTATGCTGCAT
This genomic window from Drosophila gunungcola strain Sukarami chromosome 3R, Dgunungcola_SK_2, whole genome shotgun sequence contains:
- the LOC128252731 gene encoding VPS35 endosomal protein sorting factor-like isoform X2 produces the protein MANLEWVCVPRCYEVRKNHLAGQATLDHPLKQQTVTLVDSNPLSRALEGTDPLSQFARQDEELHDPLSQMVSEFDLKTKRRERDRTEPEDNTLQWSCRRLGILNRFTTNEKLSLSTSFLVASGSLDGGSEIKAQTVVADKTKYRLEQLDHFDDGSMRHMMDLTQQEYIQRFEQLKQELIQSWHNDQRVKALKIAIQCAKMLADTTVLQFYPSQYVLITDILDVFGKLVYERLRAKASGDPAASATTLEREREAARDTCQNWFYKIASIRELLPRLYLELSIFKCYEFLSSSREEYERILQRLTHQLRGIADPLVSSYARCYLVRMGVTLTPSKTYIRENFSDLFVIYPQIFRFVARFNLHPEIVTASSYLQLYAPAFDYMFLCLVHKCELHTQDMLNECKQLKNNGAILMSILSSFKSEFIATNALEFIELINASETPGISKSQLLRSLGSCVSSCAPLQEQRISFLKAAFETINKLTDPNEYINCVETWAVFVSQYFTIHEVNRLLGELNARMCLGKAYEKHYSQLQSILTRIMQNYRSIELLLIQPNFLPYLDLFQKESVRVEVCKNILSFYKQNSEEYTCDAVVTNALMYLGKILNDSVNALSVDDERRQISQLINVFIHKVHFGRDLEQQLSFYVEARGTFSNLDAVYVTLVHAACKLATRNRSKSTGFVKACIAYCFITIPSIGAVQQQMNLYLLCGQLALQHLCLGQADACFEAALQLVNELPAATVDFDGKPRSLERFLVSYMRNLLATLIVVPDSPEQGVLYFLRLLLEVVGRHEFKANSTAPSIIYLHSLDMLYVQSLEKFPYHIKGVVSNDDLYGHDPKFLQEVNNMCAQVVDAILLQLKSLGVAQQQRPQAELALELFLRIVRYADLEKESLAQLAVNLWLLANKAQTQLDVKTLPQTLRSVEILYKQVKDASPSQAQAIAKLLLRMRNS
- the LOC128252731 gene encoding VPS35 endosomal protein sorting factor-like isoform X1, producing MANLEWVCVPRCYEVRKNHLAGQATLDHPLKQQTVTLVDSNPLSRALEGTDPLSQFARQDEELHDPLSQMVSEFDLKTKRRERDRTEPEDNTLQWSCRRLGILNRFTTNEKLSLSTSFLVASGSLDGGSESIKAQTVVADKTKYRLEQLDHFDDGSMRHMMDLTQQEYIQRFEQLKQELIQSWHNDQRVKALKIAIQCAKMLADTTVLQFYPSQYVLITDILDVFGKLVYERLRAKASGDPAASATTLEREREAARDTCQNWFYKIASIRELLPRLYLELSIFKCYEFLSSSREEYERILQRLTHQLRGIADPLVSSYARCYLVRMGVTLTPSKTYIRENFSDLFVIYPQIFRFVARFNLHPEIVTASSYLQLYAPAFDYMFLCLVHKCELHTQDMLNECKQLKNNGAILMSILSSFKSEFIATNALEFIELINASETPGISKSQLLRSLGSCVSSCAPLQEQRISFLKAAFETINKLTDPNEYINCVETWAVFVSQYFTIHEVNRLLGELNARMCLGKAYEKHYSQLQSILTRIMQNYRSIELLLIQPNFLPYLDLFQKESVRVEVCKNILSFYKQNSEEYTCDAVVTNALMYLGKILNDSVNALSVDDERRQISQLINVFIHKVHFGRDLEQQLSFYVEARGTFSNLDAVYVTLVHAACKLATRNRSKSTGFVKACIAYCFITIPSIGAVQQQMNLYLLCGQLALQHLCLGQADACFEAALQLVNELPAATVDFDGKPRSLERFLVSYMRNLLATLIVVPDSPEQGVLYFLRLLLEVVGRHEFKANSTAPSIIYLHSLDMLYVQSLEKFPYHIKGVVSNDDLYGHDPKFLQEVNNMCAQVVDAILLQLKSLGVAQQQRPQAELALELFLRIVRYADLEKESLAQLAVNLWLLANKAQTQLDVKTLPQTLRSVEILYKQVKDASPSQAQAIAKLLLRMRNS
- the LOC128252731 gene encoding VPS35 endosomal protein sorting factor-like isoform X3, giving the protein MANLEWVCVPRCYEVRKNHLAGQATLDHPLKQQTVTLVDSNPLSRALEGTDPLSQFARQDEELHDPLSQMDLKTKRRERDRTEPEDNTLQWSCRRLGILNRFTTNEKLSLSTSFLVASGSLDGGSESIKAQTVVADKTKYRLEQLDHFDDGSMRHMMDLTQQEYIQRFEQLKQELIQSWHNDQRVKALKIAIQCAKMLADTTVLQFYPSQYVLITDILDVFGKLVYERLRAKASGDPAASATTLEREREAARDTCQNWFYKIASIRELLPRLYLELSIFKCYEFLSSSREEYERILQRLTHQLRGIADPLVSSYARCYLVRMGVTLTPSKTYIRENFSDLFVIYPQIFRFVARFNLHPEIVTASSYLQLYAPAFDYMFLCLVHKCELHTQDMLNECKQLKNNGAILMSILSSFKSEFIATNALEFIELINASETPGISKSQLLRSLGSCVSSCAPLQEQRISFLKAAFETINKLTDPNEYINCVETWAVFVSQYFTIHEVNRLLGELNARMCLGKAYEKHYSQLQSILTRIMQNYRSIELLLIQPNFLPYLDLFQKESVRVEVCKNILSFYKQNSEEYTCDAVVTNALMYLGKILNDSVNALSVDDERRQISQLINVFIHKVHFGRDLEQQLSFYVEARGTFSNLDAVYVTLVHAACKLATRNRSKSTGFVKACIAYCFITIPSIGAVQQQMNLYLLCGQLALQHLCLGQADACFEAALQLVNELPAATVDFDGKPRSLERFLVSYMRNLLATLIVVPDSPEQGVLYFLRLLLEVVGRHEFKANSTAPSIIYLHSLDMLYVQSLEKFPYHIKGVVSNDDLYGHDPKFLQEVNNMCAQVVDAILLQLKSLGVAQQQRPQAELALELFLRIVRYADLEKESLAQLAVNLWLLANKAQTQLDVKTLPQTLRSVEILYKQVKDASPSQAQAIAKLLLRMRNS